The Streptomyces sp. RKAG293 genome includes a region encoding these proteins:
- a CDS encoding acyl-CoA thioesterase II: MTNPAERLVDLLDLERIEENIFRGRSPEERLQRVFGGQVAGQALVAAGRTTDGERPVHSLHAYFLRPGRPGVPIVYQVERVRDGRSFTTRRVVAIQQGRTIFNLTASFHQPEPGFEHQIPMPDVPEPESLPKLGDELREHLGVLPESLERMARRQPFDIRYVERLRWTPEEIEGAEPRSAVWMRAVGPLGDDPLVHTCALTYASDMMLLDAVRVPVEPLWGPRGFDMASLDHAMWFHRPFRTDEWFLYEQESPIATGARGLARGQIYDRSGRLLVSVMQEGLFRKIGG; the protein is encoded by the coding sequence ATGACCAACCCCGCCGAGCGGCTGGTGGATCTGCTCGACCTGGAGCGGATCGAGGAGAACATCTTCCGCGGCCGCAGCCCCGAGGAGCGGCTGCAGCGGGTGTTCGGCGGGCAGGTCGCGGGCCAGGCGCTGGTCGCGGCCGGCCGCACCACGGACGGCGAGCGGCCGGTGCACTCGCTGCACGCGTACTTCCTGCGGCCCGGCCGCCCGGGCGTGCCGATCGTGTACCAGGTCGAACGGGTGCGTGACGGCCGGTCGTTCACCACCCGTCGGGTGGTGGCGATCCAGCAGGGTCGCACGATCTTCAATCTGACCGCCTCCTTCCATCAGCCGGAACCGGGGTTCGAGCACCAGATCCCGATGCCGGATGTGCCCGAGCCCGAGAGCCTGCCGAAGCTGGGCGACGAGCTGCGCGAGCACTTGGGGGTACTGCCCGAGTCGCTGGAGCGGATGGCCCGCCGCCAGCCGTTCGACATCCGTTACGTCGAGCGGTTGCGCTGGACGCCCGAGGAGATCGAGGGCGCCGAGCCGCGCAGCGCGGTGTGGATGCGCGCGGTGGGACCGCTGGGCGACGATCCGCTGGTGCACACCTGCGCGCTCACGTATGCGAGCGACATGATGCTGCTCGACGCGGTGCGGGTACCGGTCGAACCGCTGTGGGGCCCCCGCGGCTTCGACATGGCCTCCCTCGACCACGCGATGTGGTTCCACCGCCCCTTCCGCACCGACGAGTGGTTCCTCTACGAGCAGGAGTCCCCGATCGCGACCGGCGCCCGCGGCCTGGCCCGTGGCCAGATCTACGACCGCTCGGGCCGGCTGCTGGTCTCCGTGATGCAGGAAGGGCTCTTCCGCAAGATCGGCGGCTGA
- a CDS encoding DEAD/DEAH box helicase has product MTLIDQLPPEADPDALYEAFSTWAESQGITLYPAQEEALIEVVSGANVILSTPTGSGKSLVAAGAHFAALAKDQVTFYTAPIKALVSEKFFDLCKLFGTENVGMLTGDASVNSDAPVICCTAEVLASIALRDGRNADVGQVVMDEFHFYAEPDRGWAWQIPLLELPQAQFVLMSATLGDMSRFEEDLTRRTGRPTTVVRSVTRPVPLSYEYVTTPLTETLTELLETRQSPVYIVHFTQAAAVERAQALMSINMCTRAEKDAIADLIGGFRFTTTFGRNLSRFVRHGIGVHHAGMLPKYRRLVEKLAQAGLLKVICGTDTLGVGVNVPIRTVLFTALTKYDGTRVRTLRAREFHQIAGRAGRAGFDTAGFVVAQAPEHVIENKKAVAKAGDDPKKLRKVVRKKAPEGFVNWSDATFEKLIASDPEPLTSRFRVTHTMLLSVIARPGNAFEAMRHLLEDNHESRRNQLRHIRRAIAIYRSLEAGGVVERLAEPDAEGRIVRLTVDLQSDFALNQPLSTFALASFELLDKESPSYALDMVSVVESTLDDPRQILAAQQNKARGEAIGLMKADGVEYEERMERLQEVTYPKPLEELLSHAYGIYRQSHPWVGDHPLSPKSIVRDMYERAMTFSEFTSHYELARTEGIVLRYLAGAYKALEHTVPDDLKSEDLQDLTAWLGELVRQVDSSLLDEWEQLANPEVETAEQAAERADQVKPVTANARAFRVLVRNAMFRRVELAALEKYNVLAELDAESGWDADAWAEAMDAYWDEYDDLGTGPDARGPKLLQIEEQPEHSLWRVRQTFADPNGDHGWGISAEVDLAASDEEGRAIIRVTTVGEL; this is encoded by the coding sequence GTGACCCTCATTGATCAGCTGCCTCCCGAGGCCGACCCCGATGCCCTGTACGAAGCCTTCTCGACCTGGGCGGAGAGCCAGGGCATCACGCTCTACCCCGCTCAGGAGGAGGCGCTGATCGAGGTCGTCTCCGGGGCGAACGTGATCCTGTCGACGCCCACCGGCTCCGGGAAGAGCCTGGTAGCGGCGGGGGCGCACTTCGCCGCGCTGGCGAAGGACCAGGTCACCTTCTACACCGCTCCGATCAAGGCGCTGGTGTCGGAGAAGTTCTTCGACCTCTGCAAGCTCTTCGGCACCGAGAACGTCGGCATGCTGACCGGCGACGCCTCGGTGAACTCGGACGCACCGGTCATCTGCTGCACGGCCGAGGTGCTCGCCTCGATAGCGCTGCGCGACGGCCGGAACGCCGATGTCGGCCAGGTCGTCATGGACGAGTTCCACTTCTACGCGGAGCCGGACCGCGGCTGGGCCTGGCAGATCCCGCTGCTGGAGCTGCCGCAGGCCCAGTTCGTGCTGATGTCCGCGACCCTCGGCGACATGTCCCGCTTCGAGGAGGACCTCACCCGCCGCACGGGACGCCCGACGACCGTCGTGCGCTCCGTGACCCGGCCGGTGCCGCTCTCCTACGAGTACGTGACGACACCACTGACGGAGACGCTGACGGAACTGCTGGAGACCCGGCAGTCGCCCGTCTACATCGTGCACTTCACCCAGGCGGCGGCCGTCGAGCGGGCGCAGGCGCTGATGAGCATCAACATGTGCACCCGCGCCGAGAAGGACGCCATCGCCGACCTGATCGGCGGTTTCCGCTTCACCACCACCTTCGGCCGTAACCTCTCCCGGTTCGTCCGGCACGGCATCGGCGTGCACCACGCCGGCATGCTGCCGAAGTACCGGCGGCTGGTGGAGAAGCTCGCGCAGGCGGGCCTGCTGAAGGTCATCTGCGGTACGGACACCCTCGGTGTCGGCGTCAACGTGCCGATCAGGACCGTGCTGTTCACCGCCCTGACGAAGTACGACGGCACACGGGTCCGCACCCTGCGGGCCCGGGAGTTCCACCAGATCGCCGGGCGGGCCGGCCGCGCCGGGTTCGACACCGCGGGCTTCGTCGTCGCGCAGGCGCCCGAGCACGTCATCGAGAACAAGAAGGCCGTCGCCAAGGCCGGGGACGACCCGAAGAAGCTCCGCAAGGTGGTCCGCAAGAAGGCACCGGAGGGCTTCGTCAACTGGTCCGACGCGACCTTCGAGAAGCTGATCGCCTCCGACCCCGAGCCGCTCACCTCCCGCTTCCGGGTCACCCACACCATGCTGCTGTCGGTGATCGCCCGGCCGGGCAACGCCTTCGAGGCGATGCGGCACCTGCTGGAGGACAACCACGAGTCGCGGCGCAACCAGCTGCGGCACATCCGGCGGGCCATCGCCATCTACCGTTCCCTCGAGGCGGGCGGCGTCGTGGAGCGGCTGGCCGAGCCGGACGCGGAGGGCCGCATCGTCCGGCTCACCGTCGACCTCCAGTCGGACTTCGCGCTGAACCAGCCGCTGTCCACGTTCGCGCTGGCCTCCTTCGAGCTGCTCGACAAGGAGTCGCCGTCGTACGCCCTGGACATGGTCTCCGTCGTCGAGTCCACGCTCGACGACCCCCGCCAGATCCTGGCCGCGCAGCAGAACAAGGCGCGCGGTGAGGCGATCGGGCTGATGAAGGCCGACGGGGTCGAGTACGAGGAGCGGATGGAGCGGCTGCAGGAGGTCACGTACCCCAAGCCGCTGGAGGAACTGCTCTCCCACGCCTACGGCATCTACCGGCAGAGCCACCCCTGGGTCGGTGACCACCCGCTGTCCCCCAAGTCGATCGTGCGCGACATGTACGAGCGCGCCATGACGTTCTCCGAGTTCACCTCGCACTACGAACTGGCCCGCACCGAGGGGATCGTGCTGCGCTACCTGGCGGGGGCGTACAAGGCGCTGGAACACACCGTCCCGGACGACCTGAAGTCCGAGGACCTCCAGGACCTGACCGCGTGGCTCGGCGAACTGGTGCGCCAGGTCGACTCCAGCCTGCTGGACGAGTGGGAGCAGCTCGCCAACCCCGAGGTCGAGACGGCAGAACAGGCCGCAGAACGGGCCGACCAGGTCAAGCCGGTCACCGCCAACGCCCGTGCCTTCCGGGTGCTGGTGCGCAACGCCATGTTCCGCCGGGTGGAGCTGGCGGCGCTGGAGAAGTACAACGTGCTGGCCGAACTGGACGCCGAGTCGGGCTGGGACGCCGACGCGTGGGCGGAGGCGATGGACGCGTACTGGGACGAGTACGACGACCTGGGCACCGGTCCCGACGCCCGCGGCCCGAAGCTGCTGCAGATCGAGGAGCAGCCGGAGCACTCGCTCTGGCGGGTCCGCCAGACGTTCGCGGACCCCAACGGCGATCATGGCTGGGGTATCTCCGCCGAGGTCGATCTGGCAGCCTCCGACGAAGAGGGCCGGGCGATCATCCGTGTGACGACCGTCGGCGAGCTGTGA